A section of the Sporanaerobacter acetigenes DSM 13106 genome encodes:
- a CDS encoding ABC transporter permease has product MVKYICKRILYMIFVFFVMSLVLFFLYNLIPGDPARAQLEPIKDTLTPEEYQFRYAQARKQLGLDDPTIIRYGKWMKGVLKGDFGMSSVYKQPVKGVVTVPLRNTVFINIFVIALVLLITIPLGIRTAVRKHSGFDKTIQVLTVVGYSIPIFIIALLFIFIFAVKLQWFPVSGMTTPNFKGTEFEHFLDTMYHLALPIIILVVTSLAGVTRYVRAAMIDALSMDYIKTARAKGLKEKVVIYSHAWKNALLPVITLIIAWIMSVFSGSLVIERMFNLHGMGNFYINALNNQDYNVALAIQLFYIIIALLSNLVTDISYGFVDPRVRIDQ; this is encoded by the coding sequence ATGGTTAAATACATTTGTAAAAGAATTTTATATATGATATTTGTGTTTTTTGTCATGTCTCTTGTTCTATTTTTCTTATACAATTTAATTCCTGGCGATCCAGCAAGAGCTCAACTAGAACCCATAAAAGATACTTTGACACCAGAAGAATACCAATTTAGATATGCGCAAGCAAGAAAACAACTTGGTCTAGATGACCCTACTATCATAAGATATGGAAAATGGATGAAGGGTGTTTTGAAAGGGGACTTTGGTATGTCCTCTGTTTATAAGCAACCAGTTAAAGGTGTAGTGACAGTACCTCTAAGAAATACTGTATTTATAAATATATTTGTTATAGCTTTAGTCCTTCTCATAACCATACCTTTGGGAATTCGTACTGCTGTAAGGAAACATTCTGGATTTGATAAAACTATACAGGTTTTAACTGTAGTTGGCTATAGTATCCCTATATTCATTATAGCATTGTTGTTTATTTTCATTTTTGCAGTAAAACTACAATGGTTTCCAGTCAGCGGAATGACTACACCTAATTTTAAAGGAACAGAATTTGAACATTTTCTAGATACTATGTATCACTTGGCATTACCTATAATCATACTCGTTGTAACTTCTTTAGCTGGAGTCACCAGATATGTAAGAGCAGCAATGATAGATGCCTTAAGTATGGATTATATAAAAACAGCTAGAGCAAAAGGCTTGAAAGAAAAAGTAGTTATTTATTCTCATGCATGGAAGAATGCACTTCTTCCTGTTATAACCTTAATCATTGCATGGATTATGAGTGTATTTTCGGGTTCATTAGTTATTGAAAGAATGTTCAATTTACATGGTATGGGAAATTTTTATATCAATGCATTAAACAATCAAGACTACAATGTGGCACTGGCAATACAATTGTTCTATATTATAATAGCTCTTTTAAGCAATTTAGTCACTGATATAAGTTATGGATTTGTAGATCCCCGTGTCAGAATAGATCAATAA
- a CDS encoding ABC transporter permease subunit, producing the protein MDAKQISNKKKNKKKKSFSHLLFMNLFGGKEKMTMLEEEDIQSPWQTVRSTFRDDKVAMTALITFLVILAIVLIGPLAIPIDLSFSETTQQNIAPGLDLMKLPQDLDGKVEQIAIGPTFSIGVSTDGKVYTWGKTKINKNTDLKDIPANMGKVVKVAAGFDHALALNEDGEIFAWGNNRQKQASIPVELIRGKKVVDIVAGYQNSAILTDDGCLYYVGNSTNNDFNEFHPYQGQLKKVVATSDTLMGLTSDGQVVHLGTQINSYTNIPQNMGNIVDIATTASTVATINDEGKVFVWGNLSSKGEGKIPDVKDKIVSLQGGRYHYTAVTETGEVVSWGSNYYKQSTIPKEVSESKISKVYTGFYQNYAITTEGKVLTWGLNGYPFGSDELGRDIFTRLLNGGRMSITIGAVAVIISTIIGVIVGGISGFSGGKVDMVLQRISEMVASLPFLPFAMILSALIGNSMTSRQRVVLIMIILGLLSWPGLQRLVRAQVLSVREQEYVVAAKSIGVKRRHIIFKHILPNVISVIIVSATLSFASSMLTEATLSYLGFGVQAPLPTWGNMLYGANNSIVIQNYWWRWVFASIVLSISVVSINSIGDGLRDAIDPKSQER; encoded by the coding sequence ATGGATGCAAAACAAATTAGTAATAAAAAGAAAAATAAGAAGAAAAAATCTTTTTCTCATCTTCTGTTTATGAATCTCTTTGGAGGAAAAGAGAAGATGACAATGCTTGAAGAGGAAGACATACAAAGTCCTTGGCAAACTGTTCGTTCTACATTTAGAGACGATAAAGTTGCTATGACGGCTTTAATTACCTTTTTAGTGATACTTGCCATAGTTTTAATCGGGCCATTAGCAATACCTATTGATTTGTCCTTTTCCGAAACTACTCAGCAAAATATAGCTCCTGGACTTGACCTTATGAAACTTCCACAAGATTTAGATGGAAAAGTTGAACAAATTGCTATTGGGCCTACATTTAGTATAGGTGTATCTACGGATGGAAAAGTATATACTTGGGGAAAAACAAAAATAAACAAAAATACCGATTTAAAAGATATTCCTGCAAATATGGGAAAAGTCGTAAAAGTCGCTGCTGGATTTGATCATGCACTAGCTTTAAATGAAGATGGAGAAATATTTGCATGGGGGAACAATCGTCAAAAACAAGCTTCTATTCCCGTTGAATTGATTCGCGGCAAAAAAGTTGTAGATATTGTTGCTGGATATCAAAATTCAGCTATTCTCACTGATGACGGCTGCTTATATTATGTAGGCAATTCCACAAATAATGATTTCAACGAATTTCATCCTTATCAAGGCCAATTGAAAAAAGTAGTAGCCACTTCTGATACATTGATGGGGCTGACCTCTGATGGACAAGTAGTGCATCTTGGAACTCAGATAAACTCTTATACAAACATACCCCAAAATATGGGAAATATAGTAGATATAGCTACTACTGCTTCTACTGTAGCTACTATAAATGATGAAGGAAAGGTATTTGTCTGGGGAAATCTTAGTTCAAAGGGTGAAGGTAAAATACCAGATGTAAAAGATAAAATAGTATCACTACAAGGAGGAAGATATCACTATACTGCAGTGACTGAAACTGGTGAAGTTGTCTCTTGGGGTTCAAATTATTACAAACAATCAACAATTCCAAAAGAAGTCTCTGAATCAAAAATATCCAAAGTTTATACTGGCTTTTATCAAAATTATGCAATCACTACAGAAGGTAAAGTTTTGACTTGGGGACTAAATGGATATCCCTTTGGAAGTGATGAATTAGGTAGAGATATCTTCACAAGACTATTAAATGGTGGACGTATGTCTATAACAATAGGTGCTGTTGCTGTAATCATTTCTACAATCATTGGTGTAATTGTAGGTGGCATATCTGGTTTCTCTGGAGGAAAAGTAGATATGGTTCTACAAAGAATATCAGAGATGGTAGCTTCTTTGCCATTTTTACCTTTTGCGATGATTTTGTCAGCTTTAATTGGAAACTCCATGACATCAAGACAGAGAGTTGTGCTGATTATGATTATTTTAGGGCTACTATCATGGCCCGGACTTCAAAGATTGGTTCGTGCACAAGTTCTTTCGGTTCGTGAACAAGAATATGTAGTTGCCGCTAAATCTATTGGTGTTAAACGAAGACATATTATATTTAAGCACATTTTGCCAAATGTAATATCAGTAATTATTGTTTCGGCTACATTGTCTTTTGCAAGTAGTATGTTGACTGAAGCTACATTGTCTTATTTAGGATTTGGTGTGCAAGCTCCTCTACCAACTTGGGGCAATATGTTATATGGAGCAAATAATAGTATAGTTATCCAAAATTATTGGTGGAGATGGGTTTTTGCTTCTATTGTATTGAGTATAAGTGTGGTTTCTATTAACTCAATAGGTGATGGCTTACGAGATGCAATTGATCCAA